One Brachyspira suanatina DNA segment encodes these proteins:
- a CDS encoding D-glycero-alpha-D-manno-heptose-1,7-bisphosphate 7-phosphatase has product MYNDIKNYFYEFYKKLDKDSVLMALDFNMDNTSSYNSSLYTIDKNYKVIKNDITNILSGYSFNDNLLVHNGKLYNKSEIDDNKDYINKLINEAFNKNILYGIPSYFIDNTKKINKALFLDRDGVLIEDVGYIGTTDRVKINLDFIDIVKHANDKGYITIVTTNQAGVSYNYYTNEDVNNVHRYIYDEYKNKGAIIDDFYYCPYHIKGHVEPYNIVSMLRKPECGMHLLASKKYNIDLFNSFMIGDRDTDIVKIPYLRTLLVATDVYDIENKYNIVKIDDIYNIIK; this is encoded by the coding sequence ATGTATAATGATATAAAAAATTATTTTTATGAGTTTTATAAAAAGTTGGATAAAGATTCTGTATTAATGGCATTAGATTTTAATATGGATAATACATCGTCGTACAATTCTAGCTTATATACTATAGATAAAAATTATAAAGTAATAAAAAATGATATAACAAATATTCTTTCAGGATATTCATTCAATGATAATTTATTAGTTCATAATGGAAAATTGTATAATAAATCAGAAATTGATGATAATAAAGATTATATAAATAAATTGATAAATGAAGCATTCAATAAAAATATATTGTATGGTATACCTTCATATTTTATAGATAATACTAAAAAAATTAATAAGGCTTTATTTTTAGATAGAGACGGCGTTTTAATTGAAGATGTTGGATATATAGGAACTACCGACAGAGTAAAAATAAATTTAGATTTTATTGATATAGTTAAACATGCAAATGATAAAGGATATATCACAATAGTAACAACAAATCAGGCAGGAGTATCATACAATTATTATACCAATGAAGATGTGAATAATGTTCATAGATATATATACGATGAATATAAAAATAAAGGTGCGATTATAGATGATTTTTATTATTGTCCTTATCATATTAAAGGGCATGTAGAGCCTTATAATATAGTTTCTATGCTAAGAAAACCTGAATGCGGAATGCATTTGCTTGCCTCAAAGAAATACAATATAGATTTATTTAATTCTTTTATGATAGGAGACAGAGATACTGATATTGTAAAAATACCTTATCTTCGTACATTATTAGTTGCTACAGATGTTTATGATATAGAAAATAAATACAATATAGTAAAAATAGATGATATATATAATATTATTAAATGA
- a CDS encoding chemotaxis protein CheA, whose product MDDYIKSLLKDFFEEAFEMLDRLEQNILILDNERNNVDAIQEIFRAVHTLKGSAGAVELVETQKYAHRFEDLLDLIRNNKIEVDDATIDVLLKGIDILKDLINTASEESEYSGDIEAEIKKLEDFKNMKLGQGPAPSSGNAPAAATSGNAPAAPEAEKKINKYELLPNDSDLLGIIRDNVEENVKTKLVHVSFDPESPMRTVGGVQVFVALKDVGEIMGSIPPLEALEGDEFYEHVTYILAAIKEDQTIIDAITLPDVTKEISIEEIILEEYEKFLQEKKQKEEAQKAKEASAPSGAAKKTDAAKGSKDHKVERQSSFLRVESDRIDAMMNQVGELVTNKSSYVQYDDDLTSYQKIIGTGINEVKRYYRDSIVQILRKFEEHLQKKEAKEIRNTYIDGFNNKLNEFVKMEEEFKNTLDRFRNSYQLLTRVTNELQETVMKIRMLPIAQTFNRFPRLIRDLSRDLGKEVKLEMYGEETELDKSVIEVLVDPLVHIIRNAMDHGIELPEDREKAGKPRTGTVVLSASHEGNLIIIKISDDGKGMIPQKIFESAVKKGLVSADAKLSERQMLEYIFAPGFSTAAKITNVSGRGVGMDVVKKSLEKINGTVGIETEWGKGSTFFLRIPLTVAIIQALIVDAEKEYYAVPINSILETVKIDVKDIQELEGIEVIKVRDDVINVLSIKELFRLPSRYNNIKSYYAVILSSEGKKVALLVNNLIGEQDIVIKTLKDNITKSEGLAGATVLGDGTVSFILDIQTIVSLGTKRIIERGKVNNNQGNKNDLRSFIERLKNNEIPEIQQ is encoded by the coding sequence ATGGATGATTATATAAAAAGTCTGCTTAAAGATTTCTTTGAAGAAGCATTTGAAATGCTAGATAGACTTGAACAAAATATTCTTATTTTGGATAATGAAAGAAACAATGTTGATGCAATACAGGAAATATTTAGGGCCGTTCATACTTTAAAAGGAAGTGCCGGTGCTGTAGAACTCGTTGAAACCCAAAAATATGCCCATAGATTTGAGGACTTATTAGATTTAATAAGAAATAATAAAATAGAAGTAGATGATGCTACTATAGATGTACTTTTAAAAGGTATAGATATATTAAAAGATCTTATTAATACCGCAAGCGAAGAAAGTGAATATTCCGGCGATATAGAAGCTGAAATAAAAAAATTAGAAGATTTTAAAAACATGAAATTGGGACAAGGTCCTGCACCATCTTCTGGAAATGCTCCTGCTGCAGCTACGTCTGGAAATGCTCCTGCCGCTCCTGAAGCTGAAAAAAAGATAAATAAATATGAACTTCTTCCAAATGACAGTGATTTATTAGGAATAATAAGGGATAATGTAGAAGAAAATGTTAAAACAAAATTAGTTCATGTAAGTTTTGATCCTGAAAGCCCTATGAGAACTGTAGGTGGGGTTCAAGTATTCGTTGCATTAAAAGATGTAGGCGAAATAATGGGAAGTATACCTCCACTTGAAGCTTTGGAAGGTGATGAGTTTTATGAACATGTAACTTATATACTAGCAGCTATTAAAGAAGATCAAACTATAATAGATGCTATTACTTTACCAGATGTTACTAAAGAAATATCAATAGAAGAAATAATACTTGAAGAATATGAGAAATTCCTTCAAGAGAAAAAACAGAAGGAAGAAGCCCAAAAAGCAAAAGAAGCTTCTGCTCCTTCAGGTGCCGCTAAAAAAACTGATGCTGCTAAAGGCAGTAAAGATCATAAAGTAGAAAGACAAAGCTCATTCTTAAGGGTAGAAAGTGACAGAATTGATGCTATGATGAACCAAGTTGGAGAGCTTGTAACAAATAAAAGTTCTTATGTACAGTATGATGATGATCTTACTTCATATCAAAAAATTATAGGTACTGGCATCAATGAAGTAAAAAGATATTATAGAGATAGTATTGTACAGATACTTAGAAAATTTGAAGAGCATTTACAGAAAAAAGAAGCTAAAGAAATTAGAAATACATATATTGACGGATTCAATAATAAATTAAATGAATTTGTAAAAATGGAAGAAGAGTTTAAAAATACTTTAGACAGGTTTAGAAACTCTTATCAGCTTCTTACAAGGGTAACAAATGAACTTCAGGAAACTGTAATGAAAATTAGGATGCTTCCTATAGCTCAAACTTTCAACAGATTCCCTCGTCTTATAAGAGACTTATCAAGAGATTTAGGTAAAGAAGTAAAATTAGAAATGTATGGAGAGGAAACTGAATTAGATAAATCCGTTATTGAAGTCTTAGTTGACCCATTAGTACACATTATAAGAAATGCTATGGACCATGGTATAGAACTTCCTGAAGATAGAGAAAAAGCTGGAAAGCCTAGAACAGGTACGGTTGTTTTAAGTGCTTCGCATGAAGGTAACTTGATCATCATAAAAATATCAGATGACGGTAAAGGAATGATACCTCAGAAAATATTTGAAAGTGCCGTTAAAAAAGGACTTGTATCTGCTGATGCTAAACTTTCAGAAAGACAAATGCTTGAATATATATTTGCTCCTGGTTTCTCTACTGCTGCTAAAATTACAAATGTATCCGGAAGGGGTGTTGGTATGGACGTTGTTAAGAAAAGTTTGGAGAAAATCAATGGTACTGTAGGTATAGAAACAGAATGGGGAAAAGGTTCTACTTTCTTCTTAAGAATTCCTCTTACTGTTGCTATTATTCAGGCTCTTATAGTTGATGCTGAAAAAGAATATTATGCAGTTCCTATTAACAGTATATTAGAAACTGTAAAAATAGATGTTAAAGATATTCAGGAATTGGAAGGAATAGAAGTTATTAAAGTTAGAGATGATGTTATCAATGTATTAAGTATTAAAGAATTATTCAGACTTCCTTCAAGATACAATAATATAAAATCTTATTATGCTGTTATACTTTCTTCTGAAGGTAAAAAAGTAGCATTACTTGTTAATAACTTAATAGGTGAACAAGATATAGTTATTAAAACTCTTAAAGACAATATTACAAAATCAGAAGGTTTAGCTGGTGCTACTGTTTTGGGTGATGGTACTGTAAGCTTCATTTTGGATATACAAACAATAGTAAGTCTTGGTACTAAGAGAATCATTGAAAGAGGAAAGGTTAATAATAATCAAGGTAATAAAAACGATTTGAGAAGCTTTATTGAAAGATTAAAAAATAATGAAATACCTGAAATACAGCAATAA
- a CDS encoding UDP-glucose dehydrogenase family protein has protein sequence MKICIIGTGYVGLITGACLAEMGNYVICVDNDEEKLKKLKNGITPLYEPGLEELIIANVSEGRLEFTDDLSYAVKESIACFIAVGTPSGDDGSCDLSFVLSVANDIGKAMNGYKVIVDKSTVPVGTHKLVENEIKKHYSGEFDVVSNPEFLKQGAAVDDFLKPDRVVIGSNSEKAIDIMRDIYNPFTRTGNPIIIMDVRSAEMTKYAANAFLATKISFANEIANICEKVGANADLVRIGMSSDKRIGNQFLFHGLGYGGSCFPKDVQALIKTASDYGIDSDLLKATHQVNINQRKIFVNKIFKYYNNDVKGKTFGLWGLAFKPRTNDMREAPAITIINMLLDAGAKIRAYDPKAFDNAKSIFGDKIYYAENSYDALKNADALILVTEWNEFRRPSFDKIKELLKEPVIFDGRNQYDKKRMKERGIKYFSLGVADN, from the coding sequence ATGAAAATATGTATAATAGGTACAGGGTATGTAGGACTTATTACAGGTGCTTGTTTGGCAGAAATGGGTAATTACGTTATATGCGTTGATAATGATGAAGAAAAATTAAAAAAACTTAAAAATGGTATTACACCTTTATATGAACCAGGTTTGGAAGAACTTATAATTGCTAATGTTTCTGAGGGAAGATTAGAATTTACAGATGATTTGTCTTATGCTGTAAAAGAGTCAATAGCATGCTTTATTGCTGTTGGAACTCCTTCTGGAGATGATGGAAGCTGTGATTTAAGTTTTGTGCTTTCTGTAGCTAATGATATTGGAAAGGCTATGAATGGGTATAAAGTTATAGTAGATAAATCAACTGTACCTGTTGGAACTCATAAATTAGTAGAAAATGAAATAAAAAAACATTACAGCGGTGAATTTGATGTAGTTTCTAATCCTGAGTTTTTGAAGCAAGGTGCTGCTGTTGATGACTTTTTAAAGCCTGATAGAGTAGTTATAGGCTCCAACTCTGAAAAAGCTATAGATATAATGAGAGATATTTATAATCCTTTTACTAGAACAGGAAATCCTATAATAATAATGGATGTACGTTCTGCTGAGATGACTAAATATGCTGCTAATGCTTTTCTTGCTACTAAAATATCTTTTGCCAATGAAATTGCTAATATATGTGAAAAAGTAGGTGCTAATGCTGATTTGGTAAGAATCGGTATGTCTAGTGATAAGAGGATAGGAAATCAATTTTTATTTCATGGTTTAGGATATGGCGGAAGCTGTTTTCCCAAAGATGTACAGGCTTTGATTAAAACTGCATCTGATTATGGTATAGATTCTGATTTACTTAAAGCTACTCATCAAGTTAATATTAATCAAAGAAAAATTTTTGTTAATAAGATTTTTAAATATTATAATAATGATGTTAAAGGTAAAACTTTCGGTTTATGGGGATTAGCATTTAAACCTAGAACTAATGATATGAGAGAAGCTCCTGCTATCACTATAATAAATATGCTTTTAGATGCCGGCGCTAAAATAAGAGCTTATGACCCTAAGGCTTTTGATAATGCCAAGTCTATATTCGGTGATAAAATATATTATGCTGAAAACTCTTATGATGCTTTGAAAAATGCTGATGCTTTGATTTTAGTTACAGAATGGAATGAGTTTAGAAGACCTAGTTTTGATAAGATAAAGGAACTATTAAAAGAGCCTGTAATATTTGATGGAAGAAATCAATATGATAAGAAAAGAATGAAAGAAAGAGGTATTAAATATTTTTCATTAGGTGTAGCTGATAATTAA
- a CDS encoding metallophosphoesterase, producing MIYFTSDTHFFYMPANRKKLFNDYQDMHDCLINNWNGKVNKKDDVYIVGDFSNDKGYLKTTELLKSLNGNKYLIKGNNDKFLDNDKFDRTLFKFIKDYYVLDIKEYSNIIKKIVLFHYPIMEWEGYYNNTMLIHGHWHKDKKYHRLAFNAACDIHNFSPLSINEILEMVLNE from the coding sequence ATGATATATTTTACTTCTGATACTCATTTTTTTTATATGCCGGCAAACAGAAAAAAATTATTTAATGATTATCAAGATATGCATGATTGTTTGATAAATAATTGGAATGGTAAAGTAAATAAAAAAGATGATGTATATATAGTTGGTGATTTTTCTAATGATAAAGGATATTTAAAAACTACTGAATTATTAAAATCATTAAATGGAAATAAATACCTTATAAAAGGCAATAATGATAAATTTTTAGATAATGATAAATTTGATAGAACATTATTTAAGTTTATTAAAGATTATTATGTTTTGGATATAAAGGAGTATAGTAATATAATAAAAAAAATAGTCTTGTTTCATTATCCTATAATGGAATGGGAAGGCTATTATAATAATACTATGCTTATACATGGACACTGGCATAAAGATAAAAAATATCATCGTTTAGCATTTAATGCGGCATGTGATATTCATAATTTTAGCCCATTGTCTATTAATGAAATATTAGAAATGGTGCTAAATGAATAA
- a CDS encoding DUF6348 family protein: protein MNNYKDILLNRLHTTINHKNEIENDCIKFLSYDITIEPKIVQIEKKKSILCTVYFYVKAPLFDNVFFESSSSIASDEYKAIELSSDNFVYCALQGILDFLSGMHHHEIETSILGNKKAFTVCESPILGLGNIDNSINNKEDFYNDYIGFDEKNGYASFLWNCIHKEVPFILANNRVSFIKTYAAKMPNNDIIVECTINNIQNKTLENCVQNEIIKWDNNGEFFSIKQFFFILQSDTTYIKYPYTKEEIEYFVMEYVLEFEKCDFDYDKVIKNIKNVISDNNLREEIINFVPEICAEYAFKDAVFNDRVDVYIENNHYNVLKTQFTSYKYIEDSLIDGFSNNIFQKETFNELVHISNSYNIIYEAMQNDNNIKMNDIFVSVAFNFTNQYQFI from the coding sequence ATGAATAATTATAAAGATATACTATTAAATAGACTTCATACTACTATAAATCATAAAAATGAAATAGAAAATGATTGTATAAAATTTTTAAGTTATGATATTACTATAGAGCCTAAAATAGTGCAGATTGAAAAGAAAAAAAGTATATTATGCACAGTATATTTTTATGTTAAAGCACCTCTTTTCGATAATGTTTTTTTTGAGTCTTCCTCTAGTATAGCTTCAGATGAATATAAGGCTATAGAGTTATCCTCTGATAATTTTGTATATTGTGCTTTGCAGGGTATATTAGATTTTCTTTCAGGCATGCATCATCATGAAATAGAAACTTCAATACTAGGTAATAAAAAGGCTTTTACTGTATGCGAAAGTCCTATATTAGGTTTAGGAAATATAGACAATAGTATAAACAATAAAGAAGATTTTTATAATGATTATATAGGTTTTGATGAAAAAAATGGATATGCTAGTTTTTTATGGAATTGTATACATAAAGAAGTTCCTTTTATACTTGCTAATAATAGAGTAAGTTTTATAAAGACTTATGCGGCCAAAATGCCTAATAATGATATTATAGTAGAATGCACAATAAATAATATTCAGAATAAAACATTAGAAAACTGCGTACAAAATGAGATTATTAAATGGGATAATAATGGAGAGTTTTTTTCTATAAAGCAATTTTTCTTTATACTTCAATCAGATACTACTTATATTAAATACCCTTATACAAAAGAAGAAATTGAGTATTTTGTTATGGAGTATGTATTAGAATTTGAGAAGTGTGATTTTGATTATGATAAGGTTATTAAGAATATAAAAAATGTAATATCTGATAATAACTTAAGAGAGGAAATAATAAATTTTGTTCCTGAGATATGTGCTGAATATGCTTTTAAAGATGCTGTTTTTAATGATAGGGTAGATGTTTATATAGAAAATAATCATTATAATGTATTGAAAACTCAGTTTACAAGTTATAAATATATTGAGGATTCTTTGATAGATGGATTTTCAAATAATATTTTTCAAAAAGAAACTTTTAATGAATTAGTTCATATTAGTAATTCTTATAATATAATATATGAGGCTATGCAAAACGATAATAATATAAAAATGAATGATATATTTGTTTCTGTTGCTTTTAATTTTACTAATCAATATCAATTTATATAA
- a CDS encoding FUSC family protein, which yields MFFTDKIFYQKQKEILIAFIKRAIDFLPSVLVGLFIMVLSTNLFGRENATIGVISIFICALMRQSFTIESFPAVAFRILLLGFLATIAEQNLFLTITLNFIVPFSIVYLLSDDFVPRNYFIYGFAYVLLQAYNIPISDIHLRMEAILTALLIIFIFLVLNRFLTRHKLSNNLACKGIEAINKKISSLYNKTCSLNKKDDLFPIINGYTSAIYIDTLKRHNTMNNRNINHFQLVLFLEEINILIDKEHQNIINFTDKDTEYFIELSKILEKISNLLKKDIAKHEKEYNNVINDIDYFNDNYSLSNEKSNYEWVYIIVKLKNILSNMFENKKDEFEITRLFNLKFIRLRKEFNINKCHFRFSLKMGIIMCISFTIRYFLPEGIAIRGYWLPILSYIMLYPFYEEQKHNLKINVLGNFIGVFIFSVFFKYIPYDMIIPAIGVCFILSLASINDFLKKIYGTISALISSFPYMPKLMSASSRVGFIIMALSIVWVFDHFIIRTESHKGMVDKISELIEIDTIIINQMRKAVNNETTSQYLYEILLKAYMIKNNIIIHEKNQTRYKGTPITDSLIESNRKFIVEAEQLINLMKKYNRPEDKHNILIFLENISSTLENTAKLFKNEINDFNSEEKEKNIIKTDSYIFYRLENCFDSINSINDSIKNNIDNIL from the coding sequence ATGTTTTTTACAGATAAAATTTTTTACCAAAAGCAAAAAGAAATATTAATTGCATTTATAAAAAGAGCTATAGATTTTCTGCCTAGCGTATTAGTAGGTCTTTTTATAATGGTATTATCAACCAACCTATTCGGCAGAGAAAATGCTACTATAGGCGTAATTTCTATATTTATATGTGCTTTAATGCGTCAAAGTTTCACAATAGAAAGTTTTCCTGCTGTAGCTTTTAGAATACTTTTATTAGGATTTTTAGCAACTATAGCAGAGCAAAATCTATTTCTTACTATAACACTTAATTTTATAGTACCATTCTCTATAGTATATTTGCTTTCAGATGATTTTGTTCCTAGAAATTATTTTATATATGGTTTCGCTTATGTTCTTTTACAAGCTTATAACATACCTATATCAGATATACATTTAAGAATGGAAGCTATATTAACTGCTTTACTCATAATCTTTATATTCTTAGTATTAAATAGATTTTTAACTAGACATAAATTATCTAATAATTTAGCCTGCAAGGGAATAGAAGCTATAAATAAGAAAATATCATCATTATATAATAAAACATGCTCATTAAATAAAAAAGATGATCTATTTCCTATTATTAATGGATATACCTCAGCAATATATATAGACACATTAAAAAGACATAACACTATGAATAATAGAAATATTAATCACTTTCAGCTAGTTCTATTTTTGGAAGAAATAAATATTTTAATAGATAAAGAACATCAGAATATTATTAATTTTACAGATAAAGATACAGAATATTTTATAGAGCTTTCAAAGATACTAGAAAAAATATCCAATCTATTAAAAAAAGATATAGCAAAACATGAAAAAGAATATAACAATGTAATAAATGATATAGATTATTTTAATGATAATTATTCTTTAAGCAATGAAAAAAGTAATTATGAATGGGTATATATCATTGTGAAATTAAAAAATATATTATCCAATATGTTTGAAAATAAGAAAGATGAATTTGAAATAACAAGATTATTCAATTTAAAATTTATAAGATTAAGAAAAGAATTTAATATAAATAAATGCCATTTCAGATTCTCGCTAAAAATGGGCATCATAATGTGCATATCATTTACCATAAGATATTTTCTTCCTGAAGGAATAGCAATAAGAGGTTATTGGCTTCCTATTCTTTCTTATATAATGCTCTATCCTTTTTATGAGGAACAAAAACATAATTTAAAAATAAATGTTTTAGGTAATTTTATAGGCGTATTTATTTTTTCGGTTTTCTTCAAATATATACCTTATGATATGATTATACCAGCTATAGGAGTATGCTTCATATTATCGCTTGCCTCTATTAATGACTTTTTAAAAAAAATATATGGTACAATATCAGCATTAATATCATCATTTCCATATATGCCTAAATTAATGTCAGCTTCATCAAGAGTTGGATTTATAATAATGGCCCTATCTATTGTGTGGGTATTCGATCATTTCATCATAAGAACTGAAAGTCATAAGGGAATGGTTGACAAAATAAGCGAACTTATAGAAATAGATACTATAATAATAAATCAAATGAGAAAAGCTGTAAATAATGAAACAACTTCTCAATATCTATATGAAATACTATTAAAAGCATATATGATAAAAAACAACATCATAATACATGAAAAAAATCAAACAAGATACAAAGGTACTCCTATAACAGACTCCTTAATAGAAAGCAATAGAAAATTTATAGTAGAAGCAGAGCAATTAATAAATCTTATGAAAAAATATAATAGACCTGAGGATAAACATAATATATTGATATTCCTCGAAAATATATCAAGCACTTTAGAAAATACTGCTAAATTATTCAAAAATGAAATTAATGATTTTAACAGCGAAGAAAAAGAAAAAAATATCATAAAAACAGATTCGTATATATTTTATAGATTAGAAAATTGCTTTGACAGCATAAATTCTATCAACGATTCAATAAAAAATAATATAGATAATATATTATAA
- a CDS encoding META domain-containing protein, which yields MKRFLYANTILIIFFLVSCAHNAVSIAEEPIIEEKIKVYRLISMHTAMNITISIDDNKIYGKSAINDYWANCKIDGEGISIDMIKTTRKTDNAEKRRAEGDYLSILQTAYSIKIEGKRLIIYTRFIDEPLIYEEIEN from the coding sequence TTGAAAAGATTTTTATATGCAAATACTATACTGATCATATTCTTTCTTGTATCATGTGCTCATAATGCAGTTTCAATAGCAGAAGAACCTATAATTGAAGAAAAGATTAAAGTTTATCGTCTTATAAGTATGCATACAGCTATGAATATAACTATAAGTATAGATGATAATAAAATATATGGTAAATCTGCTATAAATGATTATTGGGCTAATTGTAAAATTGATGGAGAAGGCATATCAATAGATATGATAAAAACCACAAGAAAAACAGATAATGCTGAAAAGAGAAGGGCAGAAGGTGATTATTTATCAATACTTCAAACAGCATATTCGATCAAAATAGAGGGAAAAAGACTTATAATATATACAAGGTTTATAGATGAACCTCTTATCTATGAAGAAATAGAAAATTAA
- the mglC gene encoding galactose/methyl galactoside ABC transporter permease MglC has protein sequence MDKNKINIKTIKSFILNNAIFAALLVILIGIIIKEPTFFRLSNFLNIFAQASTRMIIAVGIGTLLVTQGNDLGAGRAVGLAAVVSASLLQSPSNPTRMYPDLPMLPVILPILLVMLILMIFGLINGFIISKLYVTPFIATLGMQLILYGVTSTYFDRPPYGAQPIGGLDPRFTNLAQGGIKLGGFTISYLIIFAVIITLIMWVIWNKTKLGKNIFAVGGNPEAAAVSGVNIPLTLMIVYTMAGALYGIAGSLEVARVGSATNNLGNGYELDAIAACVVGGVSFSGGIGSIIGIVSGVLIFQVINYGMSFVGISPYMQYIIKGAIIIAAVAVDTQKYLKKV, from the coding sequence ATGGATAAAAATAAAATAAACATTAAAACTATTAAATCATTTATATTAAACAATGCTATATTTGCAGCATTACTCGTAATACTTATAGGTATTATCATTAAAGAGCCTACTTTCTTCAGATTGAGCAACTTCTTAAACATATTTGCTCAGGCTTCTACTCGTATGATAATAGCTGTAGGTATTGGAACACTTCTTGTTACTCAAGGTAACGACTTAGGTGCTGGTAGAGCTGTAGGACTTGCTGCGGTTGTAAGTGCTTCACTTTTACAATCTCCTTCTAACCCTACTAGAATGTATCCGGATTTACCTATGCTTCCGGTTATACTTCCTATACTCTTAGTTATGCTTATACTTATGATATTCGGACTTATAAACGGTTTTATAATTTCTAAACTTTATGTAACTCCATTTATTGCTACTTTAGGTATGCAGCTTATACTTTATGGTGTAACTAGTACTTATTTTGATAGACCTCCTTATGGTGCTCAGCCTATCGGAGGACTTGATCCTAGATTTACTAATCTTGCTCAAGGCGGTATAAAATTAGGCGGTTTCACTATATCATATTTGATCATATTTGCTGTCATTATAACCTTGATAATGTGGGTTATTTGGAATAAAACTAAATTAGGTAAAAATATATTTGCTGTAGGTGGTAACCCTGAAGCTGCTGCTGTTTCTGGTGTAAACATTCCTCTTACTCTTATGATAGTATATACTATGGCTGGTGCTTTATATGGTATAGCTGGTTCATTAGAGGTTGCTCGTGTTGGTTCTGCTACTAACAACTTAGGTAACGGTTATGAGCTTGATGCTATTGCTGCCTGCGTTGTAGGAGGAGTTTCTTTCTCTGGCGGTATAGGTTCTATTATAGGTATTGTATCTGGAGTATTAATATTCCAAGTTATTAACTATGGTATGTCATTCGTTGGTATTTCTCCATATATGCAATACATAATTAAGGGTGCTATCATAATTGCAGCTGTTGCAGTTGATACACAAAAGTATTTGAAAAAAGTATGA